The Pyricularia oryzae 70-15 chromosome 5, whole genome shotgun sequence genome includes a region encoding these proteins:
- a CDS encoding AGC protein kinase, with protein sequence MDLPPASPAPALAEPTDSTPRAPSLGVQNGVPKTPNSLAPPAVSSLRADSAGMMRRSLSEDIREEREELREAAEQTLNVIMDLNLDGRIRWVSPSWVDVIGTLPESVQGVAISDLIVSDNKTIFAEIVESMQKDDSKSQFIRFVVNLGPLSRLASLDAAMEGDAQPERETLELEAQGIMVYDTSSGGESHTMWMVRPSIGPREIKIDLPDVIVESLGSGAEVLASYLTQLAETGLDDPANHAPPLPVLCRICERQIPPWWFEKHTDFCLQEHRAEMDVQMAQESLTEHRHAIVKVLDALEVRKSRSLSGDQSPLPLAEYKGFPIGPPPSTTSSSGASSPAPSNDRSSRERPGHVRGRSFAVRRPQARIVELILDLCDTALEISPPAIKEASSTNPGEFRTQSPQSESRISQVMQWQSPSTNTLEQEQGLAMLCADTENVVKAKVEAVLRHRRIIEYAERIRIEFAVTVEACIEEAMRKAAKIAAGRLSDSTEDEEEMCQAPAPDEIIETVGVDAATTSLALALQNANISDDPDRRRMSAAITSTRSSSPRECPTPRSHRGTLSISGHTRESRRGSLLFESDPGDSDGSMRSSSVTSRQPPRTESPISEFGDLRKQASSRQHHRRSLILPGAVSPRRQESPSRGTQPSSPLRIHKPRGLAFPSDALMSPESSPMLPGSEFTSPSLSHHHHHHRRQSSAAMSFANGEHGFRPPPSPRLSAANPPPLARAVPPSIKDFEVIKPISKGAFGSVYLSKKKSTGEYFAIKVLKKADMVAKNQVTNVKAERAIMMWQGESEFVAKLYWTFSSKDYLYLVMEYLNGGDCASLIKILGGLPEDWVKKYLGEVILGVEHLHSRGIVHRDLKPDNLLIDQKGHLKLTDFGLSRMGLIGRQKRALNSGTTDPAPDLLKQGPFARSASIASSRSTSLDLQAPSHSPGNTPHTNPSESHLAQPSYFSLGSSKRDSRRFSGHRSDSGGSEGLANMLSNFSLHDATSATVPPQAVQSPPLADGSEGEGSGSPDPGSLHHTIGAHGSVSIEAGKGTPPSNMPPPNWALFDPEDKNRRFVGTPDYLAPETIKGDPQDETSDWWSVGCIMFEFLYGIPPFHAPEPELVFENILARRIQWPEEMEDEVSAEAKDILNKLLCMNPPERLGSNKDEKYPSGGEEIRSHPWFEGMNWDTLLQDEAQFVPQLENPEDTEYFDARGATLQSFAEEMEDQTSPPSAPASDYADRPHDALSRVRSQFNSMKRGLMPLHIPPHVRDLKSRRLSEPVAPDDFGNFSFKNLPVLDKANKDVIQKLRAEALAAQNKPASISPGGLSVVTSPGGPSASMEGSPVLSMPVQRSLSNAKASQRPQSPSGIGHNASPSRPSQPSSPLLVSFVANQGGEGRRKASSNSSSFSQPSSSSLQPGSFFEVPRVPPSLQKAATVAASPVKGRPIPSPLPLSPQKILATPRQGSGSSNTRSRSLTVGSQDGSPVASDLLVHHRNRRSQVFDMSPSSSDNEGDKANALLRVQRRRQSSRRMSQINLESTGPVFRPLDVLICEDHPVSRMIMEKLLEKLRCRTISASNGSEAVRYSMSDIKFDIIFMEFRLPQINGADVARMIRETKNSNSHTPIVAITAYLKELQAPHYFDSLIDKPISSSKLTEVLRNLCQWKPPSSSQYSSLSLPLSHPAPSGLRQESSRLEDSPTSGSSIFAQRTGSSFRGSSREDSISSSLFGDSESVATDDIPVVISRTATGEWEEGALGISQDEKVLSSEPTKLSPMPIGAPPKTLSQQRSLEKLKAKREAIEKRRSDCSVDSADDEDEELGVSSLDSRSNSSSTSGSIHSGSSHSQSRQHFRSKSVLPSSKLGIEMMRANSHDSVVFPPDATGSGDAELRESPLSQHDEEDEVGDTTVIHTPDQCGSSEDNATVVGVDETPRPASDSQFIADAGNDGSNGRPSGKSSQGGQQPMNFI encoded by the exons ATGGACCTTCCTCCTGCGTCGCCCGCGCCGGCACTGGCCGAGCCGACAGATAgcacacctcgtgccccgaGCTTGGGGGTGCAAAATGGGGTACCGAAGACGCCGAATAGCCTGGCGCCACCTGCAGTGTCTTCTCTACGGGCCGACAGCGCAGGAATGATGCGAAGATCTCTTAGCGAAGACATTCGCGAAGAGAGGGAGGAACTGCGTGAGGCTGCGGAGCAGACGCTGAATGTTATCATGGACCTCAATCTCGATGGCAGAATTCGATGGGTCAGCCCGTCCTGGGTTGACGTGATTGGTACCCTACCCGAATCTGTTCAGGGAGTTGCCATCTCCGACCTGATTGTCAGCGACAACAAGACCATCTTTGCCGAGATCGTCGAGTCAATGCAGAAGGATGACTCAAAGAGTCAGTTCATCAGGTTCGTCGTGAATCTTGGCCCCCTCTCGCGCCTAGCCTCGCTGGACGCAGCTATGGAAGGTGATGCTCAGCCTGAGCGCGAGACCTTGGAGCTTGAGGCGCAGGGAATCATGGTCTATGATACCTCGTCGGGTGGAGAAAGCCAT ACCATGTGGATGGTTAGGCCCTCAATTGGTCCAAGAGAGATTAAGATAGACCTTCCTGATGTTATTGTCGAGTCTTTGGGCTCGGGCGCCGAAGTTCTGGCTAGCTATCTCACGCAACTAGCCGAGACAGGCCTGGACGACCCTGCCAACCACGCGCCACCACTTCCAGTTCTCTGCCGCATCTGTGAGCGACAAATCCCTCCTTGGTGGTTTGAAAAGCATACGGATTTTTGTCTGCAGGAGCACCGCGCCGAGATGGACGTCCAGATGGCTCAGGAGAGCTTGACAGAGCATCGTCATGCCATCGTCAAAGTACTTGACGCACTCGAAGTACGAAAGAGTCGATCACTAAGTGGGGATCAATCACCATTACCACTAGCAGAGTATAAAGGATTTCCCATTGGACCACCTCCGTCAACTACTTCATCATCTGGAGCTTCTTCCCCAGCCCCAAGCAATGACAGGTCATCCCGTGAACGACCAGGACACGTTAGAGGCCGTTCTTTTGCCGTCCGCAGGCCTCAAGCTCGAATTGTCGAACTAATCCTCGATCTCTGCGACACCGCTTTGGAAATCAGCCCACCGGCCATCAAAGAAGCATCGTCCACAAACCCGGGGGAGTTCCGCACGCAGTCTCCTCAGTCGGAGTCACGGATATCGCAGGTTATGCAATGGCAGTCTCCGAGCACCAATACGTTGGAGCAGGAACAAGGGCTTGCTATGTTGTGCGCCGACACGGAGAATGTTGTCAAGGCAAAGGTCGAGGCTGTGCTTCGACACAGAAGGATCATCGAATATGCTGAGCGCATCCGCATCGAGTTTGCAGTTACGGTGGAAGCATGTATCGAGGAGGCCATGAGGAAAGCTGCTAAGATCGCTGCTGGCCGGCTCAGTGACTCCAcagaggacgaggaagaaatGTGCCAGGCGCCTGCTCCGGATGAGATTATCGAAACTGtcggcgtcgacgccgccacTACGTCACTTGCCTTGGCCTTGCAAAACGCCAATATCAGCGATGACCCCGACCGACGACGCATGTCCGCCGCGATCACTTCGACTAGGTCGAGTAGCCCTAGGGAGTGCCCGACCCCCAGATCGCATCGCGGCACACTGAGTATCTCCGGTCACACTCGTGAGTCTCGACGCGGCTCATTGCTATTCGAAAGCGATCCAGGGGACAGTGATGGTAGCATGCGGTCATCCTCTGTTACGTCCAGACAACCACCCCGAACCGAATCGCCAATATCCGAGTTCGGTGATCTTCGGAAACAGGCCAGCTCGAGGCAACATCATCGGCGAAGCCTCATCTTGCCAGGGGCCGTCTCTCCCCGCCGGCAAGAGTCGCCCTCTAGGGGAACTCAACCGTCGTCTCCACTTCGCATCCATAAACCACGCGGCTTGGCTTTTCCCTCCGATGCGCTGATGTCGCCCGAATCCTCTCCTATGCTTCCAGGCAGCGAATTTACATCTCCTTCGCTGTCTCACCATCACCATCATCATCGTAGGCAATCGTCGGCTGCCATGTCGTTCGCCAATGGCGAGCATGGTTTCAGGCCTCCACCGTCGCCCCGACTAAGTGCGGCCAATCCACCTCCACTTGCCCGCGCTGTTCCTCCTTCAATCAAAGATTTCGAGGTCATCAAACCCATCAGTAAGGGTGCCTTTGGTAGCGTATACCTCTCCAAAAAGAAGTCTACCGGAGAATATTTTGCCATCAAGGTCCTGAAGAAGGCAGACATGGTTGCCAAGAATCAAGTCACCAATGTCAAAGCTGAGCGAGCCATCATGATGTGGCAAGGTGAAAGCGAGTTCGTCGCCAAACTGTACTGGACGTTTTCCAGCAAGGATTATTTGTACCTCGTCATGGAGTACCTCAACGGCGGCGACTGTGCATCACTGATCAAGATTCTTGGAGGCCTTCCTGAAGATTGGGTAAAGAAATATTTGGGCGAGGTCATCCTCGGCGTGGAGCACCTTCACAGTCGGGGCATTGTGCACAGAGACCTGAAGCCCGACAATCTTCTTATCGATCAAAAGGGTCACTTGAAGCTCACTGACTTTGGACTCTCTCGGATGGGTTTGATTGGTCGACAAAAGCGTGCGTTGAATAGCGGAACAACAGACCCGGCCCCAGATCTGCTGAAGCAGGGACCCTTTGCTCGCTCGGCCTCGATCGCGTCCTCACGATCCACCTCACTCGATTTGCAGGCGCCAAGCCACTCGCCAGGCAACACACCACACACAAACCCCAGTGAGAGCCACCTGGCACAGCCGTCCTACTTTAGCCTGGGGTCTTCGAAGCGTGATTCAAGGCGATTCTCTGGGCATAGGAGCGACAGCGGTGGGAGTGAAGGCCTGGCAAACATGCTCAGCAACTTCTCCCTACACGATGCGACCTCTGCAACAGTACCGCCCCAGGCTGTGCAATCTCCTCCTCTAGCGGATGGGAGTGAAGGTGAAGGTAGTGGCTCGCCAGATCCTGGATCTCTTCACCATACAATTGGGGCCCACGGAAGCGTGAGCATTGAGGCTGGAAAGGGCACGCCACCGTCAAACATGCCTCCTCCTAACTGGGCACTGTTTGACCCTGAAGACAAGAACAGAAGATTCGTTGGTACACCAGATTACCTCGCCCCTGAGACTATCAAGGGCGACCCTCAAGATGAAACCAGTGATTGGTGGTCTGTTGGCTGTATAATGTTCGAGTTCCTCTACGGAATACCCCCATTCCATGCTCCAGAACCCGAGTTGGTATTCGAGAACATTCTGGCCCGGCGAATTCAGTGGCCAGAAGAAATGGAGGACGAGGTATCTGCCGAGGCCAAAGACATACTCAACAAACTTTTGTGCATGAACCCCCCCGAGCGACTGGGATCTAACAAGGATGAGAAGTATCCTTCTGGTGGCGAGGAGATTCGCAGTCATCCCTGGTTTGAGGGCATGAACTGGGATACGCTACTTCAAGATGAAGCTCAGTTCGTCCCGCAGCTCGAAAATCCCGAGGATACTGAGTATTTCGATGCCCGCGGCGCGACGCTTCAGTCTTTTGCGGAAGAGATGGAAGATCAAACCTCTCCCCCATCGGCGCCAGCCTCGGACTATGCCGACCGTCCGCACGATGCCCTGTCGCGCGTGCGCTCTCAGTTCAACTCCATGAAACGAGGATTGATGCCCTTGCACATTCCTCCCCACGTTCGAGACTTGAAGAGCCGGAGACTGAGTGAGCCGGTCGCTCCGGATgactttggcaacttttcGTTCAAGAATCTTCCGGTTTTGGACAAAGCGAACAAGGACGTTATTCAGAAACTTCGGGCTGAAGCCTTGGCAGCTCAGAATAAACCAGCGTCCATAAGCCCTGGGGGTCTCAGCGTGGTCACGTCTCCCGGTGGCCCGAGTGCCAGCATGGAAGGCAGTCCTGTCTTGTCGATGCCTGTTCAGAGGTCCCTTTCTAATGCAAAGGCTTCTCAAAGACCACAGTCGCCATCTGGAATAGGCCATAACGCTTCCCCAAGTCGCCCATCACAGCCCTCCTCACCTCTTCTGGTCTCCTTTGTCGCTAATCAAGGAGGCGAGGGACGGCGAAAAGCTTCTAGCAATTCTTCCAGCTTTTCACAGCCTTCCTCGAGCAGCTTGCAGCCAGGAAGTTTCTTCGAAGTTCCTCGTGTACCTCCAAGCCTTCAGAAGGCTGCGACGGTCGCAGCTTCTCCAGTAAAAGGGCGGCCCATACCCTCTCCGTTGCCCTTGTCTCCCCAAAAGATTCTGGCAACGCCCCGCCAGGGCAGCGGATCTTCAAACACACGCTCTCGATCCTTGACCGTCGGTTCCCAGGACGGCAGCCCGGTGGCATCGGACCTGTTGGTTCATCATCGCAATCGCCGAAGCCAAGTCTTTGACATGTCTCCGTCGTCTTCCGACAATGAAGGCGACAAGGCTAATGCCTTGCTGCGAGTTCAGAGGCGCCGCCAGAGTTCGAGACGAATGTCTCAAATCAACTTGGAAAGCACCGGTCCAGTTTTCCGGCCTCTCGACGTACTCATATGCGAGGACCATCCAGTTTCACGCATGATCATGGAGAAGCTCCTCGAGAAGCTCCGTTGTCGTACGATCTCGGCATCAAACGGCTCAGAGGCTGTGCGATATTCCATGAGCGATATCAAGTTTGATATCATCTTTATGGAGTTTAGACTTCCCCAAATTAATGGTGCCGATGTTGCCAGGATGATTCGCGAGACAAAGAATTCTAATTCCCACACACCAATCGTTGCCATCACAGCATACCTCAAGGAACTTCAGGCTCCTCACTACTTCGACTCTTTGATCGACAAGCCCATCAGCTCGTCCAAGCTGACCGAAGTTCTTAGGAATCTGTGCCAATGGAAGCCACCATCATCGAGTCAATACAGCTCTCTGTCTCTGCCCCTTAGTCATCCTGCCCCCTCTGGCTTGCGACAAGAAAGCAGCCGGCTTGAAGACAGCCCAACCTCGGGCTCCTCTATCTTTGCGCAACGTACAGGGAGTAGTTTCCGTGGATCAAGCCGCGAGGATTCGATCAGTTCTAGTTTATTTGGCGATTCCGAGTCCGTCGCCACCGATGACATTCCCGTTGTGATAAGTCGAACAGCAACAGGTGAATGGGAAGAGGGTGCGCTGGGCATTTCTCAAGACGAAAAGGTCCTCTCCAGCGAGCCCACAAAGCTCTCACCGATGCCGATAGGGGCACCACCAAAGACTCTTTCTCAACAGAGGTCCCTGGAAAAGCTGAAGGCCAAGAGGGAAGCCATAGAGAAGAGGCGTAGTGACTGCTCAGTCGACTCAGccgacgatgaggacgaggagctggGGGTGAGCAGTCTGGATTCCCGAAGCAACAGTTCATCCACTAGTGGGAGTATACACTCTGGCAGTAGCCACAGCCAGAGCCGACAGCACTTCCGCAGCAAATCGGTCTTGCCATCTTCCAAACTTGGCATCGAGATGATGCGGGCCAACAGCCACGATAGTGTGGTCTTTCCGCCCGATGCAACCGGTTCCGGTGATGCCGAGCTTCGCGAGTCACCGCTTAGCCAgcacgacgaggaggatgaggtgGGTGACACCACTGTCATACACACCCCTGACCAGTGCGGATCTTCTGAGGACAACGCCACAGTCGTTGGGGTTGACGAAACACCACGACCAGCTAGTGACAGCCAGTTCATTGCCGACGCCGGAAATGACGGTTCGAACGGTCGACCATCAGGCAAATCATCACAGGGTGGTCAGCAGCCCATGAACTTTATCTAA